A single genomic interval of Methylophilales bacterium MBRSF5 harbors:
- a CDS encoding cold-shock protein, whose protein sequence is MAEGTVKWFNDAKGFGFITPDDGSEDLFAHFSSITGDGYKSLKEGQRVTFEVTDGPKGKQASNIEKA, encoded by the coding sequence ATGGCTGAAGGTACAGTTAAATGGTTTAATGATGCAAAAGGTTTTGGTTTCATCACTCCGGATGATGGTTCTGAGGATTTATTTGCGCATTTTTCATCAATCACAGGCGATGGATATAAAAGCTTGAAAGAAGGTCAAAGAGTAACTTTTGAAGTTACTGATGGACCAAAAGGTAAACAAGCTTCAAATATAGAAAAAGCTTAG
- a CDS encoding isocitrate dehydrogenase (Converts isocitrate to alpha ketoglutarate) has translation MSQNLISQPKGEPITIHNNELNIPDFPVIPFIEGDGIGQDISPAMQKVINAAVSKAYDGAKKIDWLEIYAGEKAANLYGQDQYLPEETIDALKKYIISIKGPLATPVGGGIRSLNVAMRQKLDLYVCLRPVQYYQGVPSPLKNPEKTDMVIFRENTEDIYAGIEYSKGTKEAQQILNLLEQFNDKNKVRFPETSSIGIKPVSEEGTKRLTRKAIQYAIDHKRKSVTFVHKGNIMKFTEGSFKQWSYDVAIEEFGAKENISGELMIHDSIIIKDCIADAFLQEILLRPERYDVVATLNLNGDYISDALAAQVGGIGISPGANLSEKLAIFEATHGTAPDIAGKNIANPSSLILSAQMLLSYIKWDEASSVLDKAFRKTLDEKKVTADFSNHMGVTALSTSDFAEAIIENIK, from the coding sequence ATGAGTCAAAATTTAATATCTCAACCTAAAGGTGAGCCAATAACTATACATAATAATGAACTCAATATACCAGATTTTCCAGTTATTCCATTTATTGAGGGTGATGGGATTGGTCAGGATATTTCACCAGCAATGCAAAAGGTCATTAATGCTGCCGTTTCAAAAGCTTATGATGGAGCGAAGAAAATTGATTGGTTGGAAATTTACGCAGGTGAAAAAGCAGCGAATTTATATGGTCAAGATCAATATTTACCAGAGGAAACTATCGATGCATTAAAAAAATATATCATCTCAATTAAAGGGCCTTTAGCTACTCCAGTTGGAGGCGGTATCAGGTCTCTTAATGTTGCTATGAGACAAAAACTTGATCTGTATGTGTGTTTAAGGCCAGTGCAATACTATCAAGGAGTTCCAAGCCCTTTAAAAAATCCAGAAAAAACTGATATGGTAATTTTTAGAGAAAACACAGAGGATATTTATGCTGGGATTGAATATTCTAAAGGTACAAAAGAAGCTCAGCAAATACTCAATTTGCTAGAACAATTTAACGATAAAAACAAAGTAAGATTCCCAGAAACGTCATCCATTGGCATAAAGCCTGTCTCAGAAGAAGGAACAAAAAGACTCACCAGGAAGGCTATTCAGTATGCCATAGACCATAAGCGTAAATCGGTGACATTTGTTCACAAAGGAAACATCATGAAGTTTACTGAGGGTAGTTTCAAACAGTGGAGTTATGATGTTGCAATAGAGGAGTTTGGTGCTAAAGAAAACATCTCTGGAGAATTAATGATTCATGATTCAATTATCATCAAAGATTGCATTGCGGATGCATTTCTGCAAGAAATTTTATTACGTCCAGAACGATATGATGTTGTTGCGACATTAAATCTTAATGGCGACTATATATCTGACGCGCTTGCAGCACAAGTCGGGGGTATTGGAATTTCACCAGGGGCAAACTTATCGGAAAAACTCGCTATATTTGAAGCCACACATGGCACTGCGCCTGATATTGCAGGAAAAAATATTGCCAATCCAAGCTCTCTCATTCTCTCAGCACAAATGTTACTGTCATACATAAAATGGGATGAAGCATCATCTGTGCTTGATAAAGCTTTTAGGAAAACTCTTGATGAGAAAAAAGTTACTGCAGATTTTTCAAATCACATGGGAGTAACAGCATTATCGACAAGCGATTTTGCCGAAGCAATAATTGAGAATATTAAGTAA
- a CDS encoding 23S rRNA pseudouridylate synthase — MIVLFNKPFGVVCQFSKHEIHPTLKDYLNIPNIYPAGRLDTDSEGLLVLTDNGKIQHEISSPNSHKYKGYWVQVEGDIDNEAIQKLQNGLNLKDFTTLPARVEKINEPEIWERSTPIRFRKNIPTSWVKIQIREGKNRQVRKMTAAVGFPTLRLIRYHVDDYYLNKLRPGDYQIIK; from the coding sequence ATGATAGTGTTATTTAACAAACCGTTTGGTGTAGTCTGCCAGTTCTCCAAGCATGAAATTCATCCAACATTAAAGGATTATCTAAATATCCCCAATATTTACCCTGCTGGAAGACTCGACACTGACAGCGAAGGACTTTTGGTACTTACAGACAATGGGAAGATCCAGCATGAAATTTCATCCCCAAACAGCCATAAGTATAAAGGATATTGGGTTCAAGTAGAAGGAGACATTGACAATGAGGCAATTCAAAAATTACAAAATGGCCTCAATTTAAAAGACTTCACCACTTTGCCAGCCAGGGTTGAAAAAATTAATGAACCAGAAATTTGGGAACGATCAACTCCAATTAGATTTAGGAAAAATATACCAACCTCATGGGTCAAGATTCAAATCAGGGAGGGTAAAAATAGGCAGGTAAGAAAAATGACTGCAGCTGTTGGCTTTCCCACTCTAAGGTTAATTCGATATCATGTGGACGACTACTATCTTAATAAATTACGGCCTGGAGATTATCAAATCATCAAGTAA
- a CDS encoding chorismate synthase (catalyzes the formation of chorismate from 5-O-(1-carboxyvinyl)-3-phosphoshikimate in aromatic amino acid biosynthesis), which translates to MSGNSIGKNFTLTTFGESHGVAIGGIIDGCPPGLEISEKDLQIDLDRRKPGSSKFVTQRKESDKVQILSGVFEGKTTGTPIGLIIYNEDQRSKDYSEIKNTYRPGHADITYEQKYGIRDYRGGGRSSARETAIRVAAGAIAKKWLLKKHKVKVQACIKKIGEIDIPFAAWKHVNQNPFFVPNVKIIPTLEDYINQIRSEKDSVGALVHVQVTNPPKCLGEPIFDRLDADIAHAMMSINAVKGIEIGAGFLSVEQRGSVHSDEIIPKGFSSNNSGGILGGISTGQTITANVAFKPTSSIPQDRHSINRSNKPVLMKTKGRHDPCVAIRAVPIVEAMMALVLMDHLLRDVAQNYSVKRK; encoded by the coding sequence TTGTCTGGTAATTCAATAGGAAAAAATTTCACATTAACAACATTTGGTGAGTCACATGGAGTAGCGATTGGCGGAATCATTGATGGCTGCCCTCCAGGTTTGGAGATTTCTGAAAAAGATTTGCAAATTGATCTTGATCGCAGAAAACCAGGATCCTCAAAATTTGTAACGCAGAGAAAAGAGTCAGATAAAGTGCAAATTTTGTCTGGAGTTTTTGAGGGGAAAACAACGGGTACCCCAATTGGTTTAATTATTTATAATGAAGATCAAAGATCAAAAGATTATTCTGAAATAAAAAACACATACAGACCAGGTCATGCGGATATAACTTATGAACAAAAGTATGGAATTCGTGATTATCGCGGAGGCGGACGTTCCAGTGCACGTGAAACTGCAATTAGAGTTGCTGCTGGTGCAATTGCAAAAAAATGGCTATTAAAAAAACATAAGGTAAAGGTTCAGGCGTGTATCAAGAAAATTGGAGAAATTGATATCCCATTTGCAGCGTGGAAGCATGTAAACCAAAACCCTTTTTTTGTACCTAATGTAAAAATAATTCCTACTTTAGAAGATTACATAAATCAAATCAGATCAGAAAAAGATTCTGTTGGAGCTCTAGTGCATGTTCAGGTTACCAACCCACCAAAATGTTTGGGTGAGCCAATCTTCGATCGTCTGGATGCTGATATAGCTCATGCTATGATGAGCATCAATGCTGTCAAAGGGATAGAGATAGGAGCAGGTTTTCTATCGGTTGAACAGAGAGGCTCCGTACATTCCGATGAGATTATTCCTAAAGGATTTTCCTCAAACAATTCTGGGGGAATTTTAGGAGGTATATCAACGGGGCAAACAATTACAGCTAATGTTGCCTTTAAACCAACCTCCAGCATTCCTCAAGATCGCCATTCAATTAATAGATCAAATAAACCAGTCTTGATGAAGACCAAAGGCCGTCATGATCCTTGTGTGGCCATTCGTGCTGTTCCTATAGTTGAAGCAATGATGGCACTGGTGCTAATGGATCATTTACTTAGAGATGTTGCCCAAAATTATTCTGTCAAAAGAAAATAA
- a CDS encoding MFS transporter: MTHKLHFNLSRFYFIYYFFVGLFVPYWGLFLTFKSFTPIQIGFMLSFFQLSRIFAPNIWGWLADRTEKRSLWIKLTAFFGCLGFFGIFWADNFFEVFLIMMAMSIFTSSTLPLAESLTLSHLATTNGHYSRIRAWGSFGFIVASFGFGFVFDLIGIQHLLVTLLITQLLIFIFSYGIPEKAYEREESLNLSFFKILKNNEVICLLSSCALMVTSHGLLYNFFSIYLDERGYTRSAIGFLWSLGVVCEIIVFLSMPKILKFFNFKQILMISLFIAVIRFFIIGNYVDFLTLIILAQMMHAFTFGAFHVASIEMVNKFFPGKNHAKGQALYNSITYGVGGALGGLGGGFIIQTYSASSAFLLSALFPLFGFVIVAFGIKSNKFNAKLFS, from the coding sequence TTGACTCATAAACTTCACTTCAATCTCTCGCGCTTTTATTTTATATATTATTTTTTTGTTGGACTATTTGTTCCTTACTGGGGCTTGTTTCTGACATTTAAGTCATTTACACCAATTCAGATAGGTTTTATGCTTTCCTTCTTTCAGTTAAGTAGAATTTTTGCACCGAATATATGGGGCTGGCTTGCAGACCGAACAGAGAAACGATCTCTTTGGATTAAGTTAACAGCTTTCTTTGGTTGTTTGGGTTTTTTTGGAATTTTTTGGGCCGATAATTTCTTTGAGGTATTCCTCATCATGATGGCAATGTCTATCTTTACCAGCTCAACTCTCCCCTTAGCTGAGTCCTTAACCTTGTCTCACTTGGCAACGACCAATGGACATTACAGTAGAATTCGGGCTTGGGGTTCTTTTGGATTTATTGTTGCCTCTTTTGGCTTCGGGTTTGTCTTTGATCTTATAGGAATTCAACATTTACTGGTTACTCTTCTTATTACTCAGTTACTAATTTTTATATTTAGTTACGGGATACCTGAAAAAGCTTATGAAAGAGAGGAGAGTCTTAATTTAAGCTTTTTTAAGATTCTTAAAAATAATGAGGTGATATGCCTTTTATCTTCTTGCGCTTTGATGGTGACGTCACACGGATTACTATACAATTTCTTTTCCATTTACTTAGATGAGCGGGGCTATACAAGATCTGCCATTGGATTTCTTTGGTCTCTGGGCGTGGTTTGTGAAATTATAGTTTTCTTATCCATGCCAAAAATACTCAAATTTTTTAATTTCAAACAGATCCTAATGATCAGTTTGTTTATTGCCGTAATTCGATTTTTTATCATTGGAAATTATGTTGATTTTTTAACTCTTATTATCCTCGCACAGATGATGCATGCATTTACGTTTGGCGCATTTCATGTGGCTTCAATTGAAATGGTAAATAAATTTTTCCCAGGTAAAAATCATGCAAAAGGCCAGGCGCTTTATAACAGCATTACTTACGGAGTTGGCGGTGCCTTAGGTGGTCTTGGAGGAGGGTTTATCATTCAAACTTACTCAGCATCGAGTGCATTTCTGTTATCAGCTCTATTCCCATTGTTTGGGTTTGTTATTGTGGCCTTTGGTATTAAATCAAATAAATTTAATGCAAAGCTATTTTCCTAA
- a CDS encoding GTP cyclohydrolase (similar protein in Methanocaldococcus converts GTP to 7,8-dihydro-D-neopterin 2',3'-cyclic phosphate as the first step in methanopterin biosynthesis) has translation MNKIIDKIEDVQNTPDKRHLDIDKVGIKSIRHPISVKDKTGGDQSTVAMFDMYVHLPHNFKGTHMSRFVEILNENEKTISVKNFEKILRDMLERLESKAGDVEMTFPYFINKRAPVSGVESLLDYEVTFIGSIKDNQYINQIKVIIPVTSLCPCSKKISDYGAHNQRSHVTVTVETNDFVWIEDIIELVEKNASSELYGLLKRPDEKYVTEKAYDNPKFVEDMVRDIATDLNQNNKITSYTVESENFESIHNHSAYAMIQSS, from the coding sequence ATGAATAAGATTATAGACAAGATCGAAGACGTACAAAACACACCTGACAAGCGCCACTTGGACATCGATAAAGTAGGAATAAAATCCATTCGACATCCGATATCAGTGAAAGACAAAACCGGTGGTGATCAATCCACGGTCGCAATGTTTGATATGTATGTTCATTTGCCTCATAACTTTAAAGGCACACACATGTCACGATTTGTTGAAATTTTAAACGAAAATGAAAAAACCATTAGTGTCAAGAATTTTGAAAAGATCTTAAGAGACATGCTCGAGCGCCTTGAAAGTAAAGCGGGTGATGTAGAAATGACATTCCCATATTTCATAAACAAGAGAGCGCCAGTATCTGGAGTCGAAAGCCTACTGGATTACGAAGTCACCTTTATCGGCTCAATTAAAGATAATCAATATATCAATCAAATTAAAGTGATAATTCCAGTGACAAGCCTGTGTCCTTGTTCCAAAAAAATCTCTGACTATGGAGCTCACAACCAGAGATCCCACGTTACTGTGACGGTCGAAACAAATGATTTTGTTTGGATTGAAGACATAATCGAACTTGTTGAAAAAAATGCCTCATCCGAACTTTATGGTTTATTAAAAAGGCCTGATGAGAAATATGTTACAGAAAAAGCATATGATAATCCTAAATTTGTTGAAGATATGGTTAGGGATATCGCTACAGACTTAAATCAAAACAATAAAATTACTTCTTACACAGTAGAATCTGAGAATTTTGAGTCAATCCATAATCATTCTGCGTATGCCATGATTCAGAGCTCTTAG
- a CDS encoding 1-deoxy-D-xylulose-5-phosphate synthase (catalyzes the formation of 1-deoxy-D-xylulose 5-phosphate from pyruvate and D-glyceraldehyde 3-phosphate) translates to MTESNKKILNQIDSPRDLKNLSKSELISLAAEIKDFLITSVQETGGHLSSNLGVIELTIALHYIYNSPDDVLIWDVGHQTYVHKILTGRKNKLHTLRQFKGISGFPKRDESVHDHFGTGHSSTSISVALGISEAMLKNKSNNKSIAIIGDGAMTAGMAFEALNNAGESKSNILVILNDNDMSISKNVGALNNYLARLLSGKIYGGIKSTSKQIFERVPSILELAKKTEEHVKGMVTPGTLFEEFGFNYIGPIDGHNIDILLDTLENIKSLNGPQFLHVVTKKGYGYLPAEKDPNKFHGISKKSTSQPNQKTFTQVFEEWVLSYAKKDKKLIAVTPAMADGSGLTTFSKKYPSRFYDVGIAEQHAVTFAAGLAIHGYKPVVAIYSTFMQRAYDQIIHDVALQNIPMLFAIDRAGLVGADGATHTGNFDVSFIRCIPNTIIMHPTNETELKLMLSLGYESSNICFVRYPRGFANDFKNQKSVKIGKAEIIRKGKKLAYLCFGPLINQILPLAEKYDHTVVNMRFSKPLDHAMIKKITSEHEYIVTLEDNVISGGAGSAVLENLSANHLKNKTLLLGYPDYFPEHGSQVEILKTYQLDIESIENKIVNLIS, encoded by the coding sequence ATGACCGAATCAAATAAAAAGATATTAAATCAGATTGATTCCCCAAGAGATTTAAAAAATCTCAGCAAATCAGAGTTAATTTCATTGGCTGCAGAAATCAAAGATTTCCTTATCACCTCGGTTCAGGAAACAGGTGGTCACCTATCATCAAACTTAGGTGTAATTGAGCTCACCATAGCTCTTCATTACATCTATAACAGTCCTGATGATGTTTTGATTTGGGATGTTGGTCACCAGACCTACGTCCATAAGATCCTCACAGGAAGAAAAAATAAATTACATACATTAAGACAGTTTAAGGGCATTTCAGGATTTCCAAAAAGAGATGAAAGTGTCCATGATCATTTCGGAACAGGACATTCAAGTACTTCTATATCTGTTGCTCTTGGAATTTCTGAGGCAATGCTTAAAAATAAATCTAATAATAAATCGATTGCAATAATTGGTGATGGAGCGATGACTGCCGGTATGGCTTTTGAAGCCCTAAATAATGCTGGAGAATCAAAAAGCAATATTCTAGTTATACTCAATGACAATGACATGTCCATCTCAAAAAACGTTGGAGCGTTAAATAACTACCTAGCTAGATTATTAAGTGGGAAAATTTATGGCGGAATTAAGTCAACCAGCAAACAAATATTTGAAAGAGTACCCTCAATTCTAGAGCTGGCAAAAAAAACAGAAGAGCATGTTAAGGGTATGGTGACACCTGGAACATTATTTGAGGAATTTGGTTTTAATTATATCGGTCCAATCGATGGCCATAACATAGATATTCTTTTGGATACTCTTGAAAATATTAAATCATTAAATGGTCCACAATTCCTTCATGTGGTTACTAAAAAAGGTTATGGTTACCTTCCTGCAGAAAAAGATCCCAACAAATTTCATGGAATATCAAAAAAAAGCACATCTCAACCCAATCAAAAAACTTTTACTCAGGTGTTTGAAGAATGGGTGCTGAGCTATGCAAAAAAAGATAAAAAGCTAATAGCCGTAACACCAGCAATGGCAGATGGCAGCGGGTTAACAACATTTTCTAAAAAATATCCATCACGTTTTTATGATGTTGGTATTGCTGAGCAACATGCAGTCACATTCGCAGCTGGGTTAGCTATTCATGGATACAAGCCAGTTGTAGCAATCTACTCAACATTTATGCAAAGAGCTTATGATCAAATTATTCATGATGTTGCATTACAAAATATCCCCATGTTATTTGCAATTGATCGTGCTGGATTAGTTGGTGCTGATGGTGCAACACATACTGGAAATTTTGATGTTTCATTTATACGATGCATACCAAATACGATCATTATGCATCCAACTAATGAGACAGAATTAAAATTAATGTTGTCCTTAGGATATGAAAGCAGCAATATCTGTTTTGTTAGATATCCTAGGGGTTTTGCAAATGATTTTAAAAATCAAAAAAGTGTAAAAATTGGAAAAGCTGAGATCATTAGAAAGGGAAAAAAATTAGCCTACCTTTGCTTCGGTCCTTTAATAAATCAAATTTTACCTTTAGCTGAAAAATATGATCACACTGTAGTCAATATGCGATTTTCCAAACCCTTAGATCATGCTATGATTAAGAAAATTACCAGTGAACATGAATATATTGTAACCCTTGAGGATAATGTTATCTCAGGAGGAGCAGGCTCTGCGGTTTTAGAAAATTTATCCGCAAATCATTTAAAAAATAAAACTCTTCTTCTCGGTTATCCAGACTATTTTCCTGAACATGGTTCACAAGTTGAAATTCTTAAGACGTATCAATTGGATATTGAATCAATAGAAAATAAAATTGTGAACTTAATTTCCTGA
- a CDS encoding exodeoxyribonuclease VII small subunit: MSEKNKGFDEILEELESIVESMDDGSLKLEETIESYEKGIKLIKQAQASLKNFEKKVQILNSKNELEDFNEPE, from the coding sequence ATGTCTGAAAAAAATAAAGGTTTTGATGAAATTCTAGAGGAGCTTGAGTCCATAGTAGAATCCATGGATGACGGTAGCTTAAAACTTGAAGAAACGATTGAGTCGTATGAAAAAGGAATCAAGTTAATTAAGCAAGCTCAAGCATCTTTAAAGAATTTTGAAAAAAAGGTTCAAATTTTAAATAGTAAGAATGAATTAGAAGATTTTAATGAACCAGAGTAA
- a CDS encoding MxaD — MKKIVLLITSLLFAFTIFAHGPTPQKVQKSVKIAASPDKVWEVVKDFDNANKWLPFVSDIKVEVKGEDKFRTLTLKEGGKVLERLKGIDDDLMKIKFEIVEGDVPVADCNIYITVAKGGNDNESEVQWTARFYRVYKLNPPIPEGQDDESALNAMNAVVDAALPELKKFIESK, encoded by the coding sequence ATGAAGAAAATAGTATTACTTATCACATCACTTTTATTCGCATTCACTATCTTTGCTCATGGACCAACCCCTCAAAAAGTGCAGAAATCTGTAAAAATTGCTGCAAGCCCAGATAAAGTTTGGGAAGTGGTGAAAGATTTTGATAACGCAAATAAATGGCTCCCTTTTGTATCCGATATCAAAGTCGAAGTTAAAGGTGAAGATAAATTTAGAACTTTAACTTTAAAAGAAGGTGGTAAAGTCTTAGAAAGATTGAAAGGCATCGATGATGACTTAATGAAGATTAAGTTTGAAATTGTAGAAGGTGATGTGCCAGTTGCTGATTGTAATATATATATTACTGTTGCAAAAGGAGGAAATGATAATGAGTCTGAGGTACAGTGGACTGCAAGATTCTACAGGGTTTATAAACTAAATCCTCCTATCCCAGAAGGTCAAGATGATGAATCTGCTTTAAATGCAATGAATGCAGTAGTGGATGCAGCTTTACCTGAATTGAAAAAATTTATTGAATCAAAATAA
- a CDS encoding RNA pyrophosphohydrolase yields MIDDDGYRPNVASVIINKDNKILWAKRVDEDNWQFPQGGIQKGETPEQAMYREVYEEVGLKKNSFEILGRSADWLKYDVPEKFIKTYWQGRYKGQKQIWFLLKFIGSDDLINLNLHDSPEFDDWKWENFWHPLQDVVDFKKEVYSAALNELWQFVEAKN; encoded by the coding sequence ATGATTGATGACGATGGATATAGGCCTAATGTGGCTTCAGTAATTATCAATAAAGATAATAAAATTCTGTGGGCCAAGAGGGTTGATGAAGATAATTGGCAATTTCCTCAAGGGGGTATTCAGAAAGGTGAGACTCCAGAGCAGGCCATGTATCGAGAGGTATATGAGGAAGTTGGCCTGAAAAAAAATAGTTTTGAGATACTGGGAAGATCCGCTGATTGGTTAAAATATGATGTTCCAGAGAAGTTTATAAAAACCTATTGGCAGGGAAGGTATAAAGGACAAAAACAAATTTGGTTTTTACTCAAATTTATTGGCTCTGACGATTTAATTAATTTGAACCTGCATGACTCACCTGAATTTGATGATTGGAAATGGGAAAATTTCTGGCATCCCCTTCAGGACGTAGTAGATTTTAAAAAAGAGGTATATTCGGCTGCTTTAAATGAATTGTGGCAATTTGTTGAAGCTAAAAATTAA
- a CDS encoding phosphatidylserine decarboxylase (catalyzes the decarboxylaton of phospatidyl-L-sering to phosphatidylethanolamine): protein MNKNYPILAREGWPFVALTIFLFLISIYFVNSIAICFTGIICLFVIQFFRDPQRKIVAKSNEVVSAADGRVIAIEKTNNPYNKREAIKVSVFMNIFNVHSNKAPISGKVISKIYKPGKFLNAALDKASSENEHCAITIKTSKNQVITSVQIAGLIARRILCYANKGSELKQGDRYGFIRFGSRVDHYIPINSKVKVKLGQKVKNSVDVLAEI, encoded by the coding sequence ATGAACAAAAATTATCCCATTCTTGCTCGTGAGGGCTGGCCGTTTGTTGCCCTCACAATTTTTTTATTTTTAATTTCAATTTATTTTGTTAATTCAATAGCTATTTGTTTTACGGGAATAATTTGTTTATTCGTAATTCAATTTTTTAGAGATCCCCAAAGAAAAATTGTTGCAAAATCAAACGAAGTTGTATCTGCAGCAGATGGGAGAGTGATTGCTATTGAAAAAACAAATAATCCCTATAATAAAAGAGAAGCGATAAAGGTTAGCGTGTTCATGAATATTTTTAATGTGCATTCGAATAAGGCTCCAATTTCAGGAAAAGTAATCAGTAAAATTTACAAACCTGGAAAATTTCTTAACGCTGCTCTTGATAAAGCATCAAGTGAAAATGAGCATTGTGCCATTACTATCAAAACATCCAAGAATCAAGTTATTACCTCCGTTCAAATAGCTGGTTTAATTGCTCGAAGAATTTTATGTTATGCAAATAAAGGATCAGAATTAAAACAAGGCGATCGATATGGTTTTATTCGTTTTGGGTCAAGAGTAGATCACTACATCCCAATAAACTCTAAAGTGAAAGTAAAGTTGGGACAAAAAGTAAAAAATTCTGTGGATGTTCTTGCAGAAATTTAA
- a CDS encoding ketol-acid reductoisomerase (catalyzes the formation of (R)-2,3-dihydroxy-3-methylbutanoate from (S)-2-hydroxy-2-methyl-3-oxobutanoate in valine and isoleucine biosynthesis) has translation MKVYYDQDADLNIIKNFNVTIVGYGSQGHAHAANLKDSGVNVTIGLRKDGSSWAKAENAGHAVKEVADSVKDADIVMLLIPDETMATIYKEQIEPNLKPNATLAFAHGFNVHYKFIAPKDDVDVIMIAPKGPGHTVRSEFLKGGGVPTLIAVYQDKSGQAKDTALSYAMANGGTKGGVIETDFREETETDLFGEQAVLCGGAVELVKAGFETLTEAGYAPEMAYFECLHELKLIVDLMYEGGIANMNYSISNNAEFGEYVTGKEVINAESKKAMKKALENIQNGTYAKRFIDEGNDGYPEMTIHRKENSDHQIEKVGSQLRSMMPWIAKNKLVDQSKN, from the coding sequence ATGAAAGTTTATTACGATCAAGATGCTGATTTAAACATCATAAAAAATTTCAATGTAACTATTGTCGGTTATGGCTCACAAGGCCATGCTCATGCTGCCAATCTTAAAGACTCAGGTGTTAACGTCACAATTGGTCTTAGAAAAGATGGATCGTCATGGGCTAAAGCTGAAAATGCCGGTCATGCAGTAAAAGAAGTTGCAGATTCTGTTAAAGATGCTGATATCGTAATGCTCCTTATTCCTGATGAAACTATGGCAACTATCTATAAGGAACAAATTGAACCAAATTTAAAACCTAATGCAACACTGGCTTTTGCACACGGTTTTAATGTGCACTATAAATTTATTGCACCTAAAGATGATGTTGATGTAATCATGATTGCTCCAAAAGGTCCTGGACACACAGTAAGATCAGAATTTCTTAAAGGTGGAGGTGTTCCTACACTGATTGCTGTTTATCAAGATAAATCTGGACAGGCTAAAGATACGGCACTTTCTTACGCTATGGCTAATGGAGGAACTAAAGGTGGTGTGATTGAAACAGACTTTAGGGAAGAAACTGAAACCGATTTATTTGGTGAACAAGCAGTTCTTTGTGGTGGAGCAGTTGAACTTGTTAAAGCTGGTTTCGAAACCTTAACAGAAGCCGGTTATGCTCCTGAGATGGCCTACTTTGAGTGCTTACATGAATTGAAGTTAATCGTTGATTTAATGTACGAGGGTGGAATTGCCAACATGAATTATTCAATTTCTAATAATGCAGAATTTGGAGAATATGTTACTGGTAAAGAAGTTATTAATGCTGAATCTAAAAAAGCAATGAAAAAAGCATTAGAAAATATTCAAAATGGTACTTATGCCAAACGTTTCATTGATGAAGGTAATGATGGCTACCCTGAAATGACAATCCATAGAAAAGAAAACAGTGATCATCAAATTGAAAAAGTTGGATCCCAATTGAGATCAATGATGCCTTGGATAGCGAAAAATAAATTAGTTGATCAATCTAAAAACTAA
- a CDS encoding acetolactate synthase: protein MRHIISLLMENEAGALSRVSGLFSARGYNIESLTVAPTEDSSLSRMTIVTSGSDEIIEQIIKQLNKLIDVVKVLDLNDGKHIERELMLVKVKASHQYREEMKRISDIFRGRIIDVSDNTFTIEITGSSTKLDAYLDSLDKSAIVETVRTGASGIGRGDRILKI, encoded by the coding sequence ATGCGACATATCATTTCTTTACTTATGGAAAACGAAGCTGGTGCACTATCCAGAGTTTCCGGACTTTTCTCAGCTAGGGGCTATAATATTGAGTCTTTAACGGTTGCTCCCACTGAAGATTCATCTTTATCAAGAATGACTATTGTCACCTCGGGTTCCGATGAAATTATCGAACAAATAATTAAACAACTGAATAAATTAATTGATGTTGTCAAAGTTTTAGATTTAAATGACGGAAAACATATTGAAAGAGAATTAATGCTTGTAAAGGTCAAAGCAAGTCACCAATACCGTGAAGAAATGAAAAGAATTAGTGATATTTTCAGAGGGAGGATTATCGATGTCTCTGATAATACATTTACAATCGAAATTACTGGATCATCTACTAAATTAGATGCTTATCTTGACAGTTTAGACAAATCAGCAATTGTTGAAACTGTTAGAACTGGAGCATCGGGAATTGGTAGAGGTGATAGAATACTGAAAATTTAA